In Patescibacteria group bacterium, the following proteins share a genomic window:
- a CDS encoding HDIG domain-containing metalloprotein: MATQELGIDYDKAQQLVGQFISDKITRLHLIESEAIMRALARRLGEDEEKWGIIGLLHDIDWDLTKDNTKEHCAKCAGILKDAGATDFLISTIVSHGYGIEACGAPIGKSRTSAIEHCLVAAETLTGLIIASTLMQPDKKLVSLSLSSLQKKFRTLKFAAKCDRELIKECEKAGVTLDEFLEIGLKALQGISDKLGM; this comes from the coding sequence ATGGCCACCCAAGAATTAGGCATTGATTATGATAAAGCCCAGCAATTAGTTGGCCAATTTATTAGCGATAAAATAACCCGGCTTCACCTAATTGAATCCGAAGCGATTATGCGCGCTTTAGCCCGGCGCCTCGGCGAGGACGAAGAAAAGTGGGGAATAATCGGATTACTCCATGACATTGACTGGGATTTAACCAAGGACAATACAAAAGAGCACTGCGCTAAATGCGCAGGAATTTTAAAGGATGCCGGGGCAACCGATTTTTTAATCAGCACGATAGTATCTCATGGCTATGGAATCGAAGCCTGCGGCGCGCCGATTGGTAAATCACGGACTTCCGCAATCGAACATTGTCTGGTCGCGGCCGAAACTTTAACCGGATTAATAATCGCCTCGACTTTAATGCAGCCGGATAAGAAATTAGTCAGTCTAAGCCTCTCCTCCTTGCAGAAAAAATTTAGAACATTAAAATTCGCCGCCAAATGCGACCGGGAGTTAATAAAAGAATGTGAAAAGGCCGGTGTAACTTTGGATGAATTTTTGGAAATCGGATTGAAAGCTTTGCAGGGAATCAGTGATAAGCTAGGAATGTAA
- a CDS encoding ABC-2 family transporter protein — MFKKYLTIAKNKTQAEFVKRANVFAYIGGNLLDLFIQVVIWSAIFSAADVVQGYTKSEMMTYVVIGWIFMYLSTNYGYENVIKVDIYDGRLSNFLIKPVSYLVYITSHSIGRLLFAFSIIIVQAVFFLYFFRADLLYALSPAGLAIFILMFFLAYFIKFFLAVIFGFFSFWLSDINGAYYTLNVLNRFLSGAFFPIAFLPAIVAKLSYFFPFAYTYFLPMQFYLGKITLGQGMQILGAQLVWILVLFAVIKAVWALGLKKFEGTGI; from the coding sequence ATGTTTAAAAAATACCTGACCATCGCCAAGAATAAAACCCAGGCCGAGTTTGTTAAGCGGGCTAACGTTTTCGCTTATATCGGCGGCAATCTTTTGGATTTATTTATCCAGGTCGTAATCTGGTCGGCGATTTTTAGCGCGGCGGACGTGGTCCAGGGCTATACTAAAAGTGAAATGATGACTTATGTCGTTATCGGCTGGATCTTTATGTACCTCTCGACCAACTACGGCTACGAGAACGTTATTAAAGTCGACATCTACGACGGCCGGCTGTCCAACTTCCTTATTAAGCCCGTGAGCTATCTGGTTTACATCACTTCCCATTCAATCGGCCGCCTGCTTTTCGCCTTTTCCATTATTATAGTCCAGGCGGTTTTTTTCCTTTATTTTTTCCGCGCCGACCTTTTATACGCGCTTTCGCCCGCTGGTTTGGCTATTTTTATTTTGATGTTTTTCCTCGCTTATTTTATAAAATTCTTTTTAGCGGTGATTTTCGGTTTTTTCTCTTTTTGGCTCTCGGATATAAACGGCGCTTATTATACTTTAAACGTTTTAAACCGCTTTTTGTCCGGCGCGTTTTTTCCTATCGCGTTTTTGCCGGCTATCGTAGCTAAGTTAAGTTATTTTTTTCCTTTTGCTTACACTTATTTTTTGCCGATGCAATTTTATCTAGGAAAAATAACTTTGGGGCAGGGGATGCAAATTTTAGGCGCCCAGCTGGTCTGGATTTTAGTATTATTCGCTGTGATCAAAGCGGTCTGGGCTTTGGGGCTAAAGAAGTTTGAGGGGACAGGAATTTAA
- a CDS encoding O-antigen ligase family protein encodes MFNLIRPLNKISSILILIFFAEIFSLFGYLIPVHLPVFFAILAVLFLVLSVKDLRYGIFILLAELFIGSFGHLFYIELSGQVISIRMAFWLIIMAVWAGKKIAGLIKENKLDLNLAIFKENIDLMIFFLFLGMGLTNGFLNHNGLKNILLDFNGWLYFLLAFPLFDTIKKCDLKIIFNIFTASIIWISASSLFFLYIFSHFSAWDTYPLFRWLRDAGLGEVTLMPSGVYRIFFQSQIYALAGIFIIFIASFKNLAKLEYSKKIMQYFSLTALLLSSILISFSRSYWAGLAAGILLCLSAVLAIYRFKAFFRAVAVWVALGAASLAIILLVARFPFPRPEAGLNAKDLSDRFGQVSDEAGASSRWALLPRLWEEIRESPILGKGFGATVTYKSSDPRVLESSPSGEYTTYAFEWGWLDIWLKIGLIGLLAYLILILRISLQAVKFSSLDNPAYEPYKLINAGIIVGLLAIGATSIFSPYTNHPLGIGYLLLALLIINLSQNLNPRES; translated from the coding sequence ATGTTCAATTTAATTCGTCCGTTAAATAAAATTTCGAGCATACTCATACTAATTTTCTTCGCCGAAATATTCTCTTTATTCGGCTACCTGATACCGGTTCATCTGCCGGTCTTTTTTGCGATATTGGCGGTTTTATTCCTCGTTTTGTCCGTCAAAGACTTAAGGTACGGAATTTTTATCCTTTTGGCCGAGCTTTTTATCGGCTCTTTCGGCCATCTTTTTTATATAGAGTTAAGCGGCCAGGTAATTTCCATCCGCATGGCCTTTTGGCTGATTATAATGGCCGTCTGGGCAGGAAAAAAAATAGCCGGATTAATCAAAGAAAATAAGCTGGATTTAAACCTGGCTATATTTAAGGAAAATATTGATTTGATGATTTTCTTCTTATTCTTAGGCATGGGTCTAACAAACGGCTTTTTAAACCATAACGGGTTAAAAAATATTTTACTCGACTTTAACGGCTGGCTTTATTTCTTACTGGCTTTTCCTCTTTTTGACACAATTAAAAAATGCGACCTAAAAATAATTTTTAACATTTTTACTGCTTCCATTATCTGGATCAGCGCGAGCTCTCTTTTTTTCCTCTACATATTTTCCCATTTCTCCGCCTGGGATACTTATCCGCTTTTCCGCTGGCTTAGGGACGCGGGGCTCGGGGAAGTAACGCTTATGCCAAGCGGAGTATACCGGATTTTTTTTCAGTCGCAAATTTACGCCTTGGCCGGAATTTTTATTATCTTTATTGCCTCTTTTAAAAATTTGGCAAAACTTGAATATTCAAAAAAAATAATGCAATATTTTTCCCTTACGGCTTTGCTTTTGTCCTCAATTCTCATTTCTTTCTCCCGAAGCTACTGGGCGGGATTGGCGGCCGGCATTCTTTTGTGCTTGTCTGCCGTACTTGCTATCTATCGCTTTAAAGCCTTTTTTCGGGCAGTAGCGGTTTGGGTTGCCTTAGGGGCGGCCAGTCTCGCTATAATTCTTTTAGTGGCAAGATTCCCGTTTCCGAGGCCCGAGGCCGGTTTAAACGCCAAAGATCTTTCCGACCGCTTCGGGCAGGTTTCGGACGAAGCCGGCGCCAGTTCGCGCTGGGCGCTTTTGCCGAGACTATGGGAAGAGATAAGGGAGTCGCCTATTTTAGGCAAGGGTTTTGGCGCGACCGTCACTTATAAATCAAGCGACCCGCGGGTTTTAGAAAGTTCGCCCAGCGGAGAATACACTACTTACGCTTTTGAGTGGGGCTGGCTCGACATCTGGTTAAAAATCGGCCTGATCGGTCTTTTAGCCTATCTGATTTTAATTCTCCGGATTTCGCTTCAGGCAGTAAAATTTTCGAGCTTAGATAATCCGGCATACGAACCTTATAAATTAATTAACGCCGGAATTATTGTCGGCCTCCTTGCTATCGGCGCGACCAGCATTTTTTCGCCCTACACCAACCATCCGCTCGGCATCGGCTATTTACTTCTTGCCCTGCTTATTATTAACCTTTCACAAAATCTTAATCCGCGGGAGTCTTAG
- a CDS encoding ABC transporter ATP-binding protein, with amino-acid sequence MPIIEVKNLSKTYEYYKKQPGLWASVKGLFRREKLFTQAVKEISFNIQEGELVGFLGPNGAGKTTTLKMLSGILYPTGGEAAVLGYTPWKRQKEYQKQFALVMGQKNQLWWDLPAMESFILNKEIYEVSDKDFKRNLDELVALLDIKDVLDIQVRKLSLGQRMKCELAAALLHKPKVLFLDEPTIGLDVIAQKNIRDFIKKYNRAEKTTIMLTSHYMEDIKELCDRVIIIDRGTIIYDGDLNSLIIKYAPYKELNITFDGDGVTREQVKKFGELAKFAPLAVSIKVPREKVKDVARKILASSLPVDDIMIDEVEVDDVIRQIFNKYRK; translated from the coding sequence ATGCCTATCATTGAAGTAAAAAACTTGTCTAAGACTTACGAATATTACAAAAAACAGCCTGGTCTTTGGGCTTCGGTTAAAGGGCTTTTTCGCCGGGAAAAACTTTTTACCCAGGCAGTTAAAGAAATCAGCTTTAACATTCAGGAAGGCGAACTGGTCGGATTTTTAGGTCCGAACGGCGCCGGAAAAACTACGACCTTAAAAATGCTCTCCGGAATTCTTTATCCCACGGGCGGGGAAGCCGCGGTTTTAGGCTATACTCCCTGGAAGCGCCAAAAAGAATACCAAAAACAGTTCGCGCTTGTCATGGGCCAAAAAAACCAGCTTTGGTGGGATCTGCCGGCCATGGAAAGCTTTATTTTGAATAAGGAAATTTATGAGGTTTCCGATAAAGATTTTAAGCGCAATCTTGACGAGCTGGTCGCTCTCCTGGACATAAAAGACGTTTTAGATATTCAGGTGCGAAAATTGTCGCTCGGTCAAAGGATGAAATGCGAACTGGCGGCCGCGCTTTTACATAAGCCTAAGGTTTTATTCCTTGATGAACCAACTATTGGCCTGGACGTAATCGCCCAGAAAAATATCCGCGACTTTATTAAAAAATACAACCGGGCGGAAAAAACTACGATTATGCTTACTTCGCATTACATGGAAGACATAAAAGAATTGTGCGACCGGGTAATTATAATCGACCGGGGAACGATTATCTACGACGGAGACCTGAACTCGCTAATAATCAAATACGCCCCCTACAAAGAGTTAAATATAACTTTTGACGGCGATGGCGTTACCCGGGAGCAGGTAAAAAAATTCGGAGAACTGGCCAAGTTCGCGCCGCTCGCGGTTTCTATTAAAGTACCGCGGGAAAAAGTAAAAGACGTCGCCCGAAAAATTTTAGCTTCAAGCCTGCCGGTCGACGATATAATGATTGATGAAGTCGAGGTTGACGATGTTATCCGCCAAATATTTAATAAATACAGAAAATGA
- a CDS encoding ABC-2 family transporter protein: MGKFKKYATITKMEMSRQMTHRFNIICYRVGNFFEVLVPLVVWTAAFRGATIIKGYTYDEMITYVIVGWLILYLTASYGFEEVAARLIYDGTLSQFIIKPISFLRYVFTLGLSRSVMAVFLSVLIQAAVIFFARGHIVARVGMVEVIILLAMIFMALIIRMLYSILISLAAFWTDEISGVDFTASTLNKFLSGAYFPINLLPVGFANFAMATPFIYTLYYPTSIILGKVSVAEAARGLAVELLWILVMYGIIKLVWRAGLKKYESVGI; this comes from the coding sequence ATGGGCAAATTTAAAAAATACGCGACTATTACCAAGATGGAAATGTCCCGGCAAATGACTCACCGGTTTAATATTATCTGCTACCGGGTGGGAAATTTTTTTGAGGTGCTGGTTCCTTTGGTAGTCTGGACTGCCGCTTTCCGCGGGGCAACGATTATCAAAGGCTATACCTACGACGAAATGATTACCTATGTAATCGTCGGCTGGCTCATACTTTACTTGACCGCGAGCTACGGCTTTGAAGAAGTCGCGGCACGGCTGATTTATGACGGCACGCTTTCCCAGTTCATAATCAAGCCGATAAGTTTTCTCCGCTACGTCTTTACCCTGGGACTTAGCCGCAGTGTAATGGCGGTTTTTCTCTCCGTCCTTATCCAGGCGGCGGTCATCTTTTTTGCCCGCGGCCATATTGTCGCGAGAGTCGGAATGGTAGAAGTAATAATCTTACTGGCCATGATCTTTATGGCTTTAATTATCCGCATGCTTTATTCGATTTTAATCAGCCTGGCGGCCTTTTGGACTGACGAGATTTCCGGCGTTGATTTTACGGCGAGCACTTTAAATAAATTCTTGTCCGGCGCGTATTTTCCGATTAATTTACTGCCAGTCGGCTTTGCTAATTTTGCCATGGCCACCCCTTTTATTTATACCTTATACTATCCGACTAGCATTATTCTCGGGAAAGTTTCGGTTGCCGAAGCCGCCCGCGGCCTGGCAGTTGAGCTGTTATGGATTCTGGTAATGTATGGTATTATTAAACTAGTCTGGCGCGCTGGCCTGAAAAAATACGAAAGCGTAGGAATATAA
- the greA gene encoding transcription elongation factor GreA — MTDQIITPEGYDKLKQELELLVNVRRREIADRIEKAKELGDLSENAEYADAKEAQAFNEGRIQELNAMLKNLTVVSNGGGKDVVGMGSKVTVKTEGKSKTYTIVSFNEVDPAEGKISNESPLGRAFLGKKKGDKVKVEAPRGLIEYEITKIE; from the coding sequence ATGACCGATCAAATCATCACCCCCGAAGGGTATGATAAGCTTAAACAGGAATTAGAGCTCTTAGTTAATGTTCGGCGCCGGGAAATCGCCGATCGGATCGAAAAAGCCAAAGAACTCGGCGATCTGTCGGAAAACGCCGAATACGCCGACGCTAAAGAAGCCCAGGCGTTTAACGAAGGCCGAATCCAGGAATTAAACGCCATGCTGAAAAATTTGACCGTCGTATCGAACGGCGGGGGAAAGGACGTTGTCGGCATGGGCTCTAAAGTAACGGTCAAAACCGAAGGCAAATCCAAAACCTATACCATAGTCAGTTTTAATGAAGTTGATCCGGCCGAAGGGAAGATTTCCAATGAATCGCCGTTGGGACGCGCTTTTTTAGGCAAGAAAAAAGGCGACAAGGTTAAGGTAGAAGCCCCGAGAGGCTTAATTGAATACGAAATTACGAAGATTGAATAA
- the lysS gene encoding lysine--tRNA ligase, which yields MVNQKISERDERIKKLEELRAKGINPYPSRAQRTHLIKDVLGQFEKLEKDSSIITIAGRLRTIRAHGNLTFAHLEDESGRMQIALSKNDTGAESYKEFVKLIDMGDFIEAAGTVFNTHKGEKSLKIQSWKILAKALKPLPDKWHGLKDEEERLRKRYLDILFNPEVKEMVEKRSKFWYAMRTFLINKGFLEVETPVLETTTGGADARPFITHHNALDMDVYLRISMGELWQKRLLVAGFEKTFEIGRQFRNEGMDAEHLQDYTQMEFYWAYADYEQGMNLVEELYKYVAEETFGTLKFKIGEFDIDLGKKWERYDYRDTIKKYTGLDILKADLKQIEKKLQNLKVPYDKDGFNITRAIDNLWKFCRKELAGPGFLVNLPITVSPLAKKDEKNPDLVQRFQVIVAGSELGNGYSELNDPIDQAERFNEQAKLRAAGDEEAQMNDEDFVEALEYGMPPACGFGLSERVFAFLMDKSAREAQIFPLMKPRKGETNEE from the coding sequence ATGGTTAACCAAAAAATAAGCGAGCGAGACGAGCGGATAAAAAAATTGGAAGAGCTACGCGCTAAGGGAATTAACCCGTATCCTTCCCGCGCCCAAAGAACTCACTTAATAAAAGATGTTTTGGGCCAATTTGAAAAGCTGGAAAAAGACAGTTCCATAATAACAATTGCCGGACGCTTGCGCACCATCCGCGCTCACGGCAATTTGACTTTTGCCCATTTAGAAGACGAAAGCGGCCGGATGCAGATCGCTTTATCAAAAAATGACACCGGCGCGGAAAGCTATAAGGAATTTGTTAAGCTCATAGACATGGGCGATTTTATTGAGGCGGCCGGGACGGTGTTTAACACTCATAAAGGAGAAAAATCTTTGAAAATCCAATCCTGGAAAATATTAGCTAAAGCCTTAAAACCTCTGCCGGACAAATGGCACGGGTTAAAAGACGAGGAAGAGCGCTTAAGAAAAAGATATTTAGACATATTATTCAACCCGGAAGTGAAGGAAATGGTTGAAAAGCGGTCTAAGTTCTGGTACGCTATGCGGACTTTTTTAATCAACAAAGGATTTTTAGAAGTAGAAACTCCGGTTTTGGAAACTACTACCGGCGGCGCCGACGCCCGGCCGTTTATAACGCACCATAACGCCTTAGACATGGATGTGTATCTGCGTATTTCCATGGGCGAGCTTTGGCAAAAACGCTTACTCGTTGCCGGATTTGAAAAAACTTTTGAGATCGGGAGGCAATTTAGGAACGAGGGCATGGACGCCGAGCATCTGCAGGACTACACCCAGATGGAATTTTACTGGGCCTACGCCGATTATGAGCAAGGCATGAACTTAGTTGAGGAGTTATATAAATACGTCGCGGAGGAAACTTTTGGCACGCTTAAATTTAAAATTGGTGAATTTGATATTGACTTAGGAAAAAAATGGGAGCGCTACGATTACCGGGACACGATAAAAAAATATACCGGCCTGGATATTTTAAAAGCTGATTTAAAGCAGATCGAAAAAAAACTTCAGAATTTAAAAGTACCTTATGATAAGGATGGCTTTAATATTACCCGGGCGATAGATAACCTCTGGAAATTCTGCCGGAAAGAATTGGCCGGTCCGGGATTTTTGGTTAACCTGCCTATTACAGTTTCGCCACTGGCCAAGAAAGATGAAAAAAATCCGGATTTGGTCCAAAGATTCCAGGTCATTGTTGCCGGATCGGAATTAGGGAACGGCTACTCGGAATTAAATGATCCGATTGACCAGGCCGAACGCTTTAACGAGCAGGCGAAATTACGCGCCGCCGGAGACGAAGAGGCCCAGATGAATGACGAAGATTTTGTCGAGGCTTTAGAATACGGCATGCCCCCGGCCTGCGGATTCGGCCTGTCCGAGCGCGTCTTTGCCTTTTTAATGGACAAATCCGCCCGCGAAGCCCAGATTTTCCCCTTAATGAAGCCGCGAAAAGGCGAAACTAACGAAGAATAA
- a CDS encoding DUF192 domain-containing protein: MIFHKNKLFFFFVFLFLLILGLFVFKIRTSAKNIISINGHELAAELANTPAEQYRGLSNRESLCADCGMLFIFPDQAPRTFVMREMNFSLDFVWIINNEVVKIDENAMPEGKVYKNNYLSGQPVDKVLEVNAGWAAKNNIKVNDHVQFNSSVK, encoded by the coding sequence ATGATATTCCATAAAAACAAATTATTTTTCTTTTTTGTATTTCTATTTTTACTGATCCTTGGTTTGTTTGTCTTTAAAATCCGCACTTCGGCGAAGAACATCATCTCAATTAACGGCCATGAGTTGGCCGCCGAACTGGCTAATACGCCGGCGGAGCAGTATCGGGGTTTAAGTAACCGCGAGTCATTATGCGCCGATTGCGGCATGCTTTTTATCTTTCCGGACCAGGCTCCAAGAACGTTCGTAATGCGCGAAATGAATTTTTCCCTGGACTTTGTCTGGATTATTAATAATGAAGTTGTTAAAATAGATGAAAACGCCATGCCAGAAGGGAAGGTGTATAAAAATAACTATCTAAGCGGCCAGCCGGTTGACAAGGTTTTAGAAGTCAATGCCGGATGGGCGGCCAAAAACAATATTAAGGTCAATGACCATGTTCAATTTAATTCGTCCGTTAAATAA